Proteins encoded in a region of the Phocoena phocoena chromosome X, mPhoPho1.1, whole genome shotgun sequence genome:
- the LOC136142992 gene encoding doublesex- and mab-3-related transcription factor C2-like: MDPDEMPAVPSGPPDSTTRLETGAPWGIEPGPRRAKRCRARRHKHGITDQVKDQEHYCLFEGCECHKCALFSEHCSILPAESTLQSEQGPLRKRHLTEGLIRSGTTSPKAHSHVNKLAIQAGVPSKLPRSSADRSGLGIFVSVLDSSTLEEATNNFSFQEDTQTPCPAQQAPKASDQVSVSASSEWQRKLEAAEALLALRESSQAPSGSISVLQP; this comes from the exons ATGGATCCCGATGAAATGCCTGCTGTGCCCAGCGGCCCCCCTGACTCCACCACTAGACTTGAGACTGGAGCCCCATgggggattgaacctggccccAGAAGAGCTAAACGTTGCAGAGCCCGCCGCCACAAACACGGCATCACTGACCAAGTCAAGGACCAGGAGCACTACTGCCTCTTCGAGGGCTGCGAGTGTCACAAGTGTGCCCTCTTCTC GGAACACTGCAGCATCTTGCCTGCTGAGAGTACCTTGCAGTCGGAGCAGGGGCCACTCCGAAAGAGGCACCTGACTGAAGGACTGATAAGGAGTGGGACCACCTCTCCCAAAGCTCACAGCCATGTCAACAAGTTGGCCATTCAAGCAGGAGTCCCCA GCAAGCTCCCAAGGAGCTCTGCTGATCGGTCTGGCCTCGGAATCTTTGTCTCTGTCCTGGACTCCAGCACCCTTGAAGAAGCAACTAACAATTTCTCTTTCCAGGAAGACACACAgactccctgccctgcccagcag GCTCCCAAAGCTTCCGACCAGGTCTCGGTTTCTGCCTCCTCAGAGTGGCAGCGAAAACTGGAAGCGGCCGAGGCTCTGCTGGCTCTCAGAGAATCTTCCCAGGCCCCTTCTGGCTCCATCTCTGTGCTCCAGCCCTGA